Within Hydractinia symbiolongicarpus strain clone_291-10 chromosome 11, HSymV2.1, whole genome shotgun sequence, the genomic segment GTGGCTGTCATTATATATTTGTACaatagaaaaagttaaaaaatatgtagAACCACAGATGTAGGTAAATTACTGTTTATAATACTTCTGTCATTATCTCGTAGCTCAACTTTAATATGATCTATTATACCATTTCTCATAGTTTTGTATTGAAAATTAGTTGGCTCGAATATTATTGTATCACCAAATGAAACATCTTTTGGTGTGTATCCAGTATGAAGGGTATTGGATGGAATCCCATTATGGAGGTTATCTGTTGTAGAGAGAGTATCAGTGGAGAaagtaaatgattttttagatagAAGAAGATCAACGTAATTATCATTATTTACTCCTAATATGTTGTGAGGACAGTAATCAAACTTTTTTACTCCATTTCCAATTATAGATTTTCTAGTTAATGTACTATAATTTATTCTACTGTTAATTTGTCATAAAATATCATTAATACTAGAGAACCCTTTTGTAACAATAATGTGTGTATTATTTGTTAGATACATCTTCTCGTCTTCTTCAATGTTGTAAAACGTGTAAACCAAACGCGCtctaaataaaccatttttttactattatttcTATTGTCGATAGGTTTTTGCAAATCGATACCTTTTCAAATGTCATCTATTACAATATACATTTTCTAAGTTATATAATATAATGAATTGAATTTATAAATACGATCCTAAAATATCCGGGTTTTATGAACCAAACGGTGGAAAATACCTACAACAATTCAAAGCAAAGGACCTATACATACAGAATATAGTGGTTTCGGAGAATGTAGGTGATTTCCAGAGTAAGTTTACAAACATATTTACCAACTATGAGGTAGGAGCAGTTGGGGCAGGAGATCCAACATTTAACAATTGGAAAACTAACCCATTCAAACTATGGCAGACCCAATTAAATTTTGCAGTATTTCTATCGACAAGCGTATGTGGAATATCACCAGAGCGTTTAAATTCAGATCATCCTTTGGCTAAAAGCATATACAGATTCCATgtttattatcacattagacgtaTATTTAAAATTCTGGAAGCCTATCTACCATATCAACAAGGATTTTTTGGTAGTAATAATACATTCACTAGGGATAAATATCTTCAATTATGTAGAAAATATGGTGTTGACAGCAATTATAATACATGGAGAAATGAAAACTATATGAGTTCATACCAAAGTAAGAGACCAGAATATAAAAACACACCTGGTGATTCATATTATGATTCCAACGGTTTTGCTAGATGGAATATAGAACATTTGAGGAGTTTAACAACAATTGGTGTACAGAAATTAAGCGAATCGGTTAGAGCCTATTCATACCTTCTAATAACATCCCAAACGTCTACAAGATCAAGCATTTTAGGTAATACAGGTCCAGCATTAGATTGCCAGCAAGTGTTTCTAAACAACTTTGAAAACATTATTAATAGACATGTGGATATAGCAGAAGACATTAAAAGATTCCAGGATACACTACAATATGCTAGAAGTAAAGTGGATTATGTTGTTGGTGAGAATGTGTTTATGTTACCAAGTGATATGAACCTTAGAATTGGAGAAGTGAATAACTATAATAATGAAATCCTAGTATCAAAATCAGACTTTGGCTTGGGTACTAATCTTAAAGTTAATACAGAAAAGAAACCAGATCTAAAACCTATAccaaaagaaaagaaaccaGATCCGACTACATCAAAGAAGAAGAACCCAGATCCTATACCACCAAAGAAGACAAATCCTACAATTCCAAAGAAGAAGACTACTGATAATACAAAATCAGAAGTACCGACAGGTGAAATAACTCATGAGGAGGAGAAAATAGCTGTAATTTAACTATAAGTACTGTGTTTTCAATATGGTGGTATCTTTTTTAGATAGATTATCTTCTTTTTCTTGTCATAAAGTATGTATAGATTAACACACCTATACCTGTAATAAGTACCCATACATTTTTCGATAGCCATCCAATGGCatcctttgctctatttagtATCTATGCCACCACGGATCCTATTATACCCGGTAGTGCCGCTGCTGCTTTTCCTGCTAATTTACCAAGTAGGCCAGCGAGT encodes:
- the LOC130613864 gene encoding uncharacterized protein LOC130613864, whose protein sequence is MSSYQSKRPEYKNTPGDSYYDSNGFARWNIEHLRSLTTIGVQKLSESVRAYSYLLITSQTSTRSSILGNTGPALDCQQVFLNNFENIINRHVDIAEDIKRFQDTLQYARSKVDYVVGENVFMLPSDMNLRIGEVNNYNNEILVSKSDFGLGTNLKVNTEKKPDLKPIPKEKKPDPTTSKKKNPDPIPPKKTNPTIPKKKTTDNTKSEVPTGEITHEEEKIAVI